CGACCCGTTCGCGGTGCAGGACGCCAAGGGCACCTGGCACCTGTATGTCACGGCGCGCCATGCCGGCACCGGCCCTGGGCGCGGCGCGGTCGGGCATCTGGTGCAAGACGACGAGGGCCGATGGCAGGTGGCGCCGCCGTTGACGTCGGGAGCTGGCCCCTTCGAGCAGGCCGAGGTCATTTCCGTGCAGCAGGTCGAAGATCGGTGGGTCCTGCTCTTCAGTTGCCTCGGCCCAGAAATCGTCGGGGGTAGGCCCGGTGACGGTGGGGTCTGGTCGGTGCCCGTCGGCGGCGTCGGAGAGCCCGTGGACCTTGAGGCGGCCGTACGTCTGTGCGACGAAGGGCACTATGTCGGCCAGTTGGTGCGTGATCGGGCCGGGCGCTGGCAGTTCCTGGCTTTTCGCAATTTCGATGATGACGGCGACTTCGTCGGAGGCGTGATCGACCCGGTCCCGGTGCGTTGGCGAGCCGACGGTGCCGGATTGGAGCTTTCCGAAGACCCTTGCTGAATCGAGTCAGCAAGCTCTACGGTGAGGTCGGCTCCCGTGGCCACTTCACAACGGATCGTCCGGCACGTACCTGCCGGTGAAGACAAGGAGAATCACACACATGGCAACAGTGACTTTCGAGAAGGCCCAGCGCTGGTACCCAGGGGCCGACAAGCCGGCTGTGCCCGGCATCGACCTGGAGATCCACGACGGCGAATTCATGGTGCTCGTCGGCCCCTCCGGCTGTGGCAAGTCCACGACCTTGCGGATGCTCGCGGGCCTGGAGGAATGCAACGAGGGCAAGATCTTCATCGGTGACCGCGATGTCACCCATGTGGCGCCCAAGGACCGCGACATCGCCATGGTGTTCCAGAACTACGCGCTCTACCCACACATGACGGTGGCCGACAACATGGCCTTCGCGCTCAAGATGGCCAAGGTCCCCGAGGCCGAGCGCAAGAAGCGTGTCGCCGAGGCCGCCCGCATCCTGGGACTGGAGGAGTACCTCGAGCGCAAGCCCAAGGCACTCTCGGGTGGACAGCGCCAGCGCGTGGCCATGGGCCGCGCGATCGTACGTTCGCCGCAGGTCTTCTGCATGGACGAGCCGCTTTCAAACCTCGACGCGAAGATGCGCGTGCAGACGCGTACGGACATCGCCAAGCTGCAGCAGGACCTCGGTGTCACCACCGTCTACGTCACCCACGACCAGGTCGAGGCCATGACCATGGGTGACCGCGTTGCGGTGATGAAGGACGGCATCCTGCAGCAGGTCGACACGCCTCTCAAGCTCTACGACAAGCCCGTCAACCTCTTCGTTGCCGGCTTCATCGGCTCCCCGCAGATGAACCTGATCGCGGCGAAGGCTCACGAGGGCAAGGCCAATATCGGTGGCTACGACGTGCCGGTCGACGCGGCCGCGGCCAAGAAGATGCAAGGCAACATCACCGTCGGCGTACGCCCCGAGAACTGGCGCGTCGTCTCCCCGAGTGAGGGTGGTCTGCCGGTGCAGGTCACGGTCGTCGAGGAACTCGGCGCCGACGCCTTCGTCTACGGCACCTGCGACGTCGAGGGCACTCCCGGCAACGTGATCATCCGGGTCCAGGGCCGCGACTCGGTCCAGAAGGGCGACACGATCCACGTCACGACCGACCCGGCCAACGTGCACGTCTTCGACACCGACTCGGGGGCGCGGCTCTCCGACTGATCGAGCGGGCACAAACGCACGTCAAAATCACGCCGAGAGGGCACAAACGCACGAGCCGAAGGCGTCGATCGGGCACAAACGCACGCGCACGACCTGACGAGCGGGCACTACCTGACCAGGGTGGTGCCCGCTCGTTGCATTTCACGCGTGCGTTTGTGCCCGGTGGGCGAGTTTCGCGCGTGCGTTTTCGCCCGGTGGGCGAGTTTCGCGCGTGCGTTTCCGCCCGGTCGGCGGGGTTTACGCGTGCGTTTCCGCCCGGTCGGCGGTGCGGCGGATGGCTTCGGCGAAGTCCCCGAACAGGGCGGGCGGCATGTCATGGCCCATTCCCGGGACCAGGATCAGTTCGGCACCGGGGATGGCGGCGGCGGTGGCGCGTCCGCCCGAGACGTGCACCATCCGGTCGCTGAGGCCGTGGATCACCAGGCTCGGGACCCGCAGTTCCCGCAGTGCGCGGCTGCGGTCGGGTTGGTCGAGGATCGCCAGCATCTGCCGCATCACGCCGCTGGCCGAGAAGCCGCGATCGAAGGTCGCCTCGGCCAGGGCTCGGCTCTCCTCGACCGGCTTGGGATAGCCCGGCGAACCGATCATCCGCCACATCCGAGCCGAGGTCTCGGCGTACGCCGCCTTGCCGGGCCCGCGCGGCGCGATCAGCATCGGCAGCAGTTTGGGGTGCTGCCAGCCGACCGTACGACGCCCTGTCGTCGACATGATGCTGGTCATCGACAGCACTCGCTCGGGGTGGGCAAGGGCCATGGTCTGCACGATCATGCCGCCCATCGAGACGCCCACGATGTGAGCGGCGTCGATGTCGAGGTGATCCAGCAGCGCGAAGGCGTCGTCCGACATGTCGGTCAACGTGTAGGGCGGCGGGGCGCCGCGACCGGCGAAGGCGCGTACGAGTCGGGTCCGGGTCGCGCGCGCCTTGATCTTGGTGGAGCGCCCGGTGTCGCGGTTGTCGTACCGGATCACGAAGAAGCCGTGGTCGGCAAGCTGCTGACAGAACTCCTCGTCCCACCAGATCATCGGGCCGCCCAGGCCCATCACCAGCAACAGCGGGTCACCGTCGGGGGAGCCGAAGGTCTGGAAGCAGATCTCGACGCCGGTGCTCAGCGTCGCCAGTGATTCGGGGGAGGACATGGGGCCAAGTTAACCGGCACTTGGGCGGGGCAGGTCGTCGTACCA
This DNA window, taken from Nocardioides sp., encodes the following:
- the ugpC gene encoding sn-glycerol-3-phosphate ABC transporter ATP-binding protein UgpC → MATVTFEKAQRWYPGADKPAVPGIDLEIHDGEFMVLVGPSGCGKSTTLRMLAGLEECNEGKIFIGDRDVTHVAPKDRDIAMVFQNYALYPHMTVADNMAFALKMAKVPEAERKKRVAEAARILGLEEYLERKPKALSGGQRQRVAMGRAIVRSPQVFCMDEPLSNLDAKMRVQTRTDIAKLQQDLGVTTVYVTHDQVEAMTMGDRVAVMKDGILQQVDTPLKLYDKPVNLFVAGFIGSPQMNLIAAKAHEGKANIGGYDVPVDAAAAKKMQGNITVGVRPENWRVVSPSEGGLPVQVTVVEELGADAFVYGTCDVEGTPGNVIIRVQGRDSVQKGDTIHVTTDPANVHVFDTDSGARLSD
- a CDS encoding alpha/beta fold hydrolase; the protein is MSSPESLATLSTGVEICFQTFGSPDGDPLLLVMGLGGPMIWWDEEFCQQLADHGFFVIRYDNRDTGRSTKIKARATRTRLVRAFAGRGAPPPYTLTDMSDDAFALLDHLDIDAAHIVGVSMGGMIVQTMALAHPERVLSMTSIMSTTGRRTVGWQHPKLLPMLIAPRGPGKAAYAETSARMWRMIGSPGYPKPVEESRALAEATFDRGFSASGVMRQMLAILDQPDRSRALRELRVPSLVIHGLSDRMVHVSGGRATAAAIPGAELILVPGMGHDMPPALFGDFAEAIRRTADRAETHA